One genomic segment of Rubripirellula amarantea includes these proteins:
- a CDS encoding NAD(P)H-binding protein, with the protein MPKVAVTAASGQLGSQIVTSLIGAIGKDNVVGLARTPRKAESLGVEIRPGDYTSFDDLASSLRGIDAVVLVSGMDAPDQRITQHRNVIEAAKTAGARKLVYTSIQGAEENTAFSPVVQSNRQTESDVRESGLDWVIGRNGIYIEPDVDYVDTYKQRGEVANCAGDGLCGYTTRPELAFAYSQMVIDDKHNGQTYNLHGVAITQTTLAGYLNEAFGTNLKYREMTVAEFREDRIRELGEFLGNVIAGIYEGIRNGASDNESHYPQAAGRPHQSWDDYFRQVSQA; encoded by the coding sequence ATGCCCAAAGTCGCCGTCACCGCTGCAAGTGGCCAACTCGGATCTCAAATCGTCACATCCTTGATCGGCGCGATCGGCAAGGACAATGTCGTCGGTCTGGCTCGAACTCCACGCAAAGCCGAATCGCTAGGAGTAGAGATACGCCCAGGTGACTACACGTCCTTCGATGATCTGGCTAGCTCGTTGCGAGGCATTGACGCGGTTGTCCTTGTATCAGGCATGGACGCTCCTGACCAACGAATCACGCAACACCGCAACGTTATCGAAGCAGCGAAAACGGCTGGCGCGCGGAAGTTGGTTTACACAAGTATCCAGGGTGCCGAAGAAAACACTGCGTTTTCGCCAGTCGTTCAGAGCAACCGACAAACCGAGTCGGATGTACGTGAGAGTGGTTTGGACTGGGTGATTGGGCGAAACGGAATCTACATCGAACCGGATGTGGACTATGTGGACACGTACAAACAGCGTGGCGAAGTTGCAAATTGCGCTGGCGATGGATTGTGTGGCTACACCACGCGACCCGAATTGGCATTTGCGTATTCCCAGATGGTGATCGATGACAAGCACAACGGACAAACTTACAATCTGCACGGCGTGGCGATTACTCAAACGACGTTGGCTGGGTACTTGAACGAGGCGTTCGGAACGAATTTGAAGTATCGCGAAATGACAGTGGCTGAGTTCCGCGAAGATCGCATCCGTGAACTCGGCGAATTCTTGGGCAACGTTATCGCTGGCATCTACGAGGGAATTCGAAACGGCGCGTCAGACAACGAAAGCCACTACCCGCAAGCAGCCGGTCGTCCTCATCAAAGTTGGGACGACTATTTTCGGCAAGTAAGTCAGGCGTAA